GTTGCTCGTAACTTTGCCCTCAATCTTTATCGCTCCAATGCGTTCTCCAATATGGCTCAGGCTCAACGCTTTTGTCAGTTCGGATTAGACACACTAAAGCTTCTATTTAGAATGAAATAGCCCTGGGTATTCTTGTGAAAGCTTCTGTTGACGCTATTACTGCTATTTTTAAGCAATATTTTGAGCTTGAAGCACAAAAAAATTGCAAACTCGAAGATTACATTAGGGCAAACGAAGCTTCATGGAAAGAAGTTGAAAGACAAAGAGTAGTTCTGAAGTCTAGACCCAAAAAGTCATTCTCTCCAATATTATGGGCTTTTCCATTCTGGCGATATGTCAACCATCAATGGACGCTCTTACCTTTTTCCGGTCAAGAAGATTCGATTGCTTTTGTATTTGCTTTACTCTTAAATACTAAAGTGATTACCTTTCATGATTCCTCTCATGTTTCTTGGAAAGAATTTAAAGTCTTTGAGAACGATCGATTGATCGAACATTACAAGTTTGGGTTTGAATGTTGGACAGTAATTGAAGGGGATTGGGACATTTACATAGAAGACTTTGAATTCTATCCTGGTTGGCTCAACTACGAACATTATTTTAAAAGCTCAGTAAGACCAGTTACCGAGTCTAACATACGATTAGCAGTCTCAGCGAGAAAAAACGATTTGCATGATCGCGGCTTCCTCGATCGATGTCTCAAACATTACAATGCTTACATTCCCATACGGGAAGAAACACCATACCATTATCATGGTGAGTGGAACCTGAATTATCAGAAATGGGATTCAGTTGTAGAGCAAATGAGCATTGCGCTCGTACCTTCCAATTGGAGGTATTTCGATAGGAAAGTGCCACAGCAAGTCATATAGAATAGAGCATTTTTTGAGAAACTACTAGTTGCGTTTTTTTAGCGAATAAAAATTCTCAAACCACCCGCGCTTCCAAAATAGTAATAATAAACTCAGGGCAATAACAATCATCACGCCCCAACAGGCAAAATATCCCCACTGCCAGTCCAGTTCGGGCATATTTTTGAAGTTCATGCCATAAACCCCTGCAATAAAGGTGAGGGGAATGAATATTGTAGAAATTACCGTCAAAAAATTAACAATTTCATTCATCTTGTTGCTAATGGACGATAAATAGACATCCATTAAACCCGATGCTAACTCGCGATAAGTTTCGACAATATCGAGGAGTTGAATGACGTGATCGTAACAGTCGCGAAAATAAAGTTGAACGTCGTTATTAATTAAGGCATTATTATCGCGGATTAAGGTATTAATGACGTTGCGCAGAGGCCAAATCGAACGACGCAGTGCGAGTAATTCCCGTCGCACGTCATAAATTTGCTCTAGGGTATGTCGTGTGGGATGCGTAACGACTTCATCTTCTAACAATTCAACCCGTTCCCCATAATCTTCCAAAACGGGGAAAAAATTATCGATAATTGCGTCGATTAGAACGTAGGCGAGATAGTCTGCCCCTGTTTTACGAACTTTACCTTTATTCGCACGAATTCGATCGCGCACGGGATTAAAACAATCCTGTTCTGGTTCTTCCTGAAAGGTAAGGAGGTAATGTTCTCCCAGGACAAACCCCACCTGTTCGCTGATAAATCCTTCCTCATCGGGTGTCGGCATGACCATCTGTACGGTAATCAGCAGATGCTCGTTATAATCTTGCACTTTTGGACGCTGGGGAACATTGACCACATCTTCTAATAGGAGGGGATGCAAATGGCAAACGCGACCCATATCGCGCAAAATGGGTTCGCTTCCCAACCCCTGAATGTCAATCCAAGACACCGAGTCCGTCTCTAAATAAGTCAAACAGTCGTCTGGGGTCAGATTTAGCTTCCGAGTGACTTTTTCTTCTGTGTAGTCAATCAGAACGATTTGGGAAGGGGTTGCATCCTCGTCAATACTCAGGGTTCCCGGTTCGCTTCCTGGGGTATCGAAGAAGTAATCAAAATAATCTTCTTCGTCGTCCTCATCGTTGGGTTTGCTGGGGGGACGCGAACTGTAAGAAGGAGAGTGTGTCATGCAATTTCTGAATCGGCAACAGAGGGCAATGAGATTGTACGCTGTTTCTATGCACTCTCTACACTATCAAATTCCATGACTCAACCTGAAGCACTCAAAGTTCTTCTTGAAGCGATTTCCACAGGCGAAGTGAGTCCTGCGGTTGCGCTTGATAAACTGAAGCATTTTGGCTTTGAACCCGTCGGAGACTTTGCGAAAATCGACAACCATCGCAGTTTGCGCACGGGTTTCCCGGAAGTGGTTTGGGGACAAGACAAAACGCCACAACAGATTATTCAAATTATTAAGACGATGCGTGCCAATCACCCGGTTGTTATGGCGACGCGCATCGAACGGGAGGTTTACCAAGAGTTGCGGGAGAGTATCCCTGATTTACAGTACTATCCTGTTGCAAAAATTTGCGCAATTTCTTCTCCAGAAACACTCCCCAATCGCATCGGAAAAATTACGATTCTCACGGCGGGAACGGCGGATATTCCCGTTGCGGAAGAAGCAGCAGTTACGGCTGAATTGTGCGGTTTCCAAGCGCAGCGTCTTTGGGATGTTGGGGTGGCGGGAATTCATCGCCTTTTGAGCAATCGCCACGTGATTGATGAGGCGGATGTGTTGATTGTTGTGGCGGGGATGGAAGGTGCGCTACCCAGCGTTGTGGCAGGAATGGCAGATTGTCCGGTGATTGCTGTCCCCACCAGCGTGGGTTATGGCGCGAATTTTTCGGGGGTTTCGCCGTTACTGACGATGCTCAATTCCTGTGCGGCGGGAATCGGCGTTGTGAATATTAATAATGGGTTTGGTGCGGCAATTTTGGCGGGTCAAATTTTGCGTGCGGTTCAAAAGGTTAATCCTGATGTTCCCGTACCTGCTGCAATCCCGGAATCGAAGGATAAATGGACGCTGGCGTATGGGGTGAGTGCGGAAGGAAGGGGGATTGAGGGGAAATTGGAAACCCTGATGACGGCGGTTCGTCGGGGTGCTGAGGTCAGATTGGCGATCGATTTTCCAGGCTCCCATGAATATATTACAGAAGCGCAGCATCTTTGGATTAAAAAGGGCGTGGCATTCGCACAAGCTTCAACCCAGGTGAATGTGGAGTTTAATAAAACGGGTCTAATGTTTCCTAAAAAAATTCTGTCCTGGACGATTTTAGCGAGTACGCAAGGGGACTTGGAAATTGCCCGTTGGCGACCGGGAAAACATAAATTCAAGGGACGAACTTCCCATAAAGTCGCAATTCGTTGGTTTGTGCGATAGAAATCATATCAAATCCTTCAAATTGTACATTACGCCTGACGCGAACACCCTGAAACCCTTACTAGGACAAGGGAATAGGGAATAGGGAATAGGGAATAGGGAAGAGTAAAAAGAAATTACCGC
The window above is part of the Lusitaniella coriacea LEGE 07157 genome. Proteins encoded here:
- the corA gene encoding magnesium/cobalt transporter CorA, with translation MTHSPSYSSRPPSKPNDEDDEEDYFDYFFDTPGSEPGTLSIDEDATPSQIVLIDYTEEKVTRKLNLTPDDCLTYLETDSVSWIDIQGLGSEPILRDMGRVCHLHPLLLEDVVNVPQRPKVQDYNEHLLITVQMVMPTPDEEGFISEQVGFVLGEHYLLTFQEEPEQDCFNPVRDRIRANKGKVRKTGADYLAYVLIDAIIDNFFPVLEDYGERVELLEDEVVTHPTRHTLEQIYDVRRELLALRRSIWPLRNVINTLIRDNNALINNDVQLYFRDCYDHVIQLLDIVETYRELASGLMDVYLSSISNKMNEIVNFLTVISTIFIPLTFIAGVYGMNFKNMPELDWQWGYFACWGVMIVIALSLLLLFWKRGWFENFYSLKKRN